From one Lolium rigidum isolate FL_2022 chromosome 4, APGP_CSIRO_Lrig_0.1, whole genome shotgun sequence genomic stretch:
- the LOC124647224 gene encoding uncharacterized protein LOC124647224: protein MAGGDLGLEEEVDESGCLEPLFYDEAEVVAEVTAKAERRRREAEEKAAEHARNVEEWTQRNAAHQAVLDRIKEYDPKTGEVCYTRFYHKDFSRFDIDEESPLPPMRYTHRTPTTHANPRGKQVYSLWESANIFSVKIAASDVPFPLEVYGTVIARDYVDFKCVYLFRRSCDDCQVINSEDESLILTGPTRGLVLMDNLYLEVDLKVNDKRQKDQELSKGLCVIDGVRLAGWDYSLLDCVDLKSRLSTVEVKFAVVVFAVEATVEIKVINGNLCGEITAYTSSIQDCLVLHDSKAGGVTCDGSGIVQLLRRVVCVGKKEKLLLRIATASATQTVSFTPDVNGAAQVAVTFGDVTMLVKVNWSLFH, encoded by the exons ATGGCGGGCGGCGACCTAGGGCTGGAGGAGGAAGTCGACGAGAGCGGCTGCTTAGAACCCCTCTTCTACGACGAGGCAGAGGTGGTGGCCGAAGTGACGGCAAAGgccgagaggcggcggcgggaggccgaggagaaggcggcggagcatgcGCGGAACGTGGAGGAGTGGACGCAGAGAAATGCAGCGCATCAGGCCGTCCTCGACAGGATCAAAGAGTACGATCCCAAGACTGGGGAGGTCTGCTACACCCGATTCTACCACAAGGACTTCTCCAGATTCGACATCGACGAGGAAT CGCCTCTGCCTCCGATGCGATACACTCACAGGACTCCAACCACACACGCCAACCCACGTGGAAAACAGGTTTACAGCCTATGGGAGTCGGCAAACATCTTCTCAGTGAAGATAGCCGCGTCAGATGTTCCCTTCCCGTTGGAAGTGTATGGCACTGTGATTGCCAGAGATTACGTTGATTTCAAGTGTGTCTATCTCTTCCGCCGCTCTTGCGATGATTGCCAAGTCATCAACTCAGAG GATGAATCATTGATCTTGACTGGCCCAACTCGGGGACTGGTGTTAATGGATAACTTATACTTGGAGGTAGATCTTAAGGTCAATGACAAAAGGCAGAAAGACCAAGAACTTAGCAAGGGACTGTGTGTGATTGATGGTGTAAGATTGGCAGGGTGGGACTATAGTCTTCTTGATTGTGTCGACCTCAAAAGCAGGCTGAGCACTGTGGAGGTGAAATTTGCAGTGGTTGTGTTTGCTGTGGAGGCTACCGTTGAAATCAAGGTTATCAATGGAAATTTGTGTGGAGAAATCACAGCTTACACCTCCAGCATTCAGGATTGTCTTGTGCTACATGATAGCAAAGCAGGTGGTGTAACCTGTGATGGTAGTGGAATAGTCCAGCTGTTGCGTCGTGTTGTATGTGTTGGCAAGAAGGAGAAGCTTCTATTGAGGATTGCTACTGCCTCTGCTACACAGACTGTTAGTTTTACTCCAGATGTCAATGGCGCAGCGCAAGTTGCTGTTACTTTTGGCGATGTTACGATGCTCGTCAAGGTCAACTGGTCATTGTTTCATTGA